The proteins below come from a single Asanoa ferruginea genomic window:
- a CDS encoding TetR family transcriptional regulator: protein MPVNRDQVLHEAMRLLDDEGLDALTLRALAARLGVQAPTLYWHVKNKAALLDALADAIMDEAIAAIPAPAQDGDGREWLLAALSQLRAAMLRHRDGARIVSGARYSMRRADFSELAMATLVDRGTDLHHARLLVLAGERYTVGFVLEEQSPAPDAPDVDIAALQARFPVATRAITEYFTAGHTADDLYRDIARLVLNLPDETR from the coding sequence GTGCCGGTCAACCGCGATCAGGTTCTGCACGAGGCGATGCGGCTGCTCGACGACGAGGGCCTCGACGCGCTGACCCTGCGCGCGCTCGCCGCCCGCTTGGGTGTCCAGGCACCGACGCTGTATTGGCACGTCAAGAACAAGGCCGCGCTGCTCGATGCGCTCGCCGACGCGATCATGGACGAGGCCATCGCCGCGATCCCGGCGCCCGCACAAGACGGCGACGGCCGGGAGTGGCTGCTCGCCGCCCTCAGCCAGTTGCGGGCGGCGATGCTGCGCCACCGCGACGGCGCCCGCATCGTCTCCGGTGCCCGCTACTCGATGCGCCGCGCCGACTTCTCCGAACTGGCCATGGCCACCCTCGTCGACCGCGGCACCGACCTGCACCATGCCCGGCTGCTGGTGCTCGCGGGCGAGCGCTACACCGTCGGGTTCGTCCTCGAAGAGCAGAGCCCCGCCCCCGACGCTCCCGACGTCGACATCGCGGCGCTCCAGGCCCGCTTCCCGGTGGCCACCCGGGCGATCACCGAATACTTCACCGCCGGCCACACCGCTGACGATCTCTACCGCGACATCGCCCGGCTCGTGCTGAATCTGCCCGACGAGACGCGGTAG
- a CDS encoding carboxyl transferase domain-containing protein, which translates to MRLIHAVRDLSAETGARIETVALYTDADRTATFVREADVAYPLGPASARPYLDHAVLERALMETRADAAWVGWGFVAEDPAFAELCEKLGVTFVGPSAEAMRKLGDKIGAKLIAEEVGVPVAPWSRGEVATLDDALRAGDEIGYPLMLKATAGGGGRGIRMVASAEELTDAYVRTSQEALRAFGSGVVFLERLVTGARHVEVQVIADGQGTAWALGVRDCSVQRRNQKIIEESSSPVLSSEQTAELKASAERLAIAVGYRGACTVEFLYHPGDKLFAFLEVNTRLQVEHPITELTTGTDLVRLQLHVANGGSLTGPQPPEAGHAVEARLNAEDPDRDFAPAPGRIARLVLPAGPGIRVDTGVSEGDTIPADFDSMIAKIIAYGQDRAQALGRLRRAMAETTVIIEGGATNKSFVLDLLDQPEVVDASADTGWIDRVRAEGRLVNHKHSAIALAAAAIEAYQDEEEISRQRLLSTAHGGRPQVHHDPGRPLDLKLRGAGYRVSVARVGQRRFRVDISGAATADVEIDRYDEHTGQIVVNGRRFRLVSATHGPIHLVEVDGVTHRISRDEGGVVRSPAPALVVATPVSVGDEVESGAPILVLESMKMETVLRAPFRARVRECPVSVGSQVETGAPLMRLEPLADQGADAPAAEAAAAVEIDLPAQPVESPAERVERGLQDLRGLLLGFDIDPNGHQRVLTGYLTARAALGERPLAGELDLLTVFADLSELSRNKPGGELDVESESHVHSPRESFHSYLQSLDVERAGVPESFQARLTKVLGHYGVTSLDRTPELEAAVFRIFLAQQQMSRNVAIVSELLRQWIGGAPPVEALRERAGLTLEHLVEATQVRFPTVSDLSRGVVFRWFAQPLLRRNRANVYAAVRADLRHLDRNPDAPDRAERIQAMVASAEPLVRLIGQRIGRPGRDHAPLLEVLTRRYYGNRGLSSVTEQEIAGCRFVTAEHTGVRGVTRLVTTAVDIATLPAAIGAVGRFAADVADRALVADLYVTWDNQPDADAVAVRLGEILAASPLPAGVRRITTTIAGTTGAVMHHHFTFRPDGDGSAFVEDRLIRGLHPQIAQRLQLHRLREFDLTRLPSADEEIYLFKAVARSNPADERLVAMGQVRDLTPLREADGRLVALPALEDAITAGLDAIRNIQAQRPQNKRYDTNRLMMYVWPATELSADELNALVQRILPTTAGAGLEEVQFIARQRNAAGELAEVAVRITLDPGNGARVHVDKPSMEPVRPLDDYRQKVLRAARRGNVYPYELTDLLAGRSGTFVEHDLSADGVLVPVDRPKGRNTAAIVAGVVTTPTGRHPEGVTRVVLLGDPTKALGALSEPECARVIAALDLAARMRVPLEWFALSAGARISMSSGTENMDWVAAALKRIVTFTQDGGEINIVVAGITVGAQPYWNAEATMLMHTKGILVMTPDSAMVLTGKQSLDFSGGVSAEDNFGIGGYDRVMGPNGQAQYWAPNLPAARDVLMAHYDHTYVVPGEAGPRRAVTSDPVSRDVSSFPHELAGSDFSTVGEIFSSTHNPDRKKPFDIRTVMRALSDQDHVVLERWAGMADAETSAVQDVHIGGWPVCLIGIESRSVPRRGFPPTDGPDTYTAGTLFPRSSKKTARAINAASGNRPLVVLANLSGFDGSPESMRKLQLEYGAEIGRAIVNFQGPIVFCVISRYHGGAFVVFSKALNPNMTVLALEGSFASVLGGAPAAAVVFSGDVNNRTATDPRVTELQRLVSSASGAERAALNAQLAEVTSSVRAEKLGEVASEFDRVHSIQRAVEVGSVDAIISAAELRPRIIEAIERGMTH; encoded by the coding sequence ATGCGGCTCATCCACGCGGTCCGGGATCTTTCGGCGGAAACCGGGGCGCGGATCGAGACGGTCGCGCTCTACACCGACGCCGACCGCACCGCGACCTTCGTCCGTGAGGCCGACGTCGCCTACCCGCTCGGTCCCGCCTCGGCGCGCCCCTACCTCGACCACGCGGTTCTCGAACGCGCGCTGATGGAGACCCGGGCCGACGCCGCCTGGGTCGGTTGGGGGTTCGTCGCCGAAGACCCGGCCTTCGCCGAGTTGTGCGAGAAGCTCGGCGTCACGTTCGTCGGCCCCAGCGCCGAGGCGATGCGCAAGCTCGGCGACAAGATCGGCGCCAAGCTGATCGCCGAAGAGGTCGGTGTGCCGGTCGCGCCGTGGAGCCGCGGCGAGGTGGCCACCCTCGACGACGCGCTGCGTGCCGGTGACGAGATCGGCTACCCGTTGATGCTCAAGGCGACCGCCGGCGGTGGCGGGCGCGGCATCCGGATGGTCGCCTCGGCCGAGGAGCTGACCGACGCCTACGTGCGCACCAGCCAGGAGGCGCTGCGCGCGTTCGGCTCCGGTGTGGTCTTCCTGGAGCGCCTGGTCACCGGCGCCCGGCACGTCGAGGTCCAGGTCATCGCCGACGGGCAGGGCACCGCCTGGGCGCTGGGCGTCCGCGACTGCTCGGTGCAGCGGCGCAACCAGAAGATCATCGAGGAGTCGTCCTCGCCGGTCCTGTCGAGCGAGCAGACCGCCGAGCTGAAGGCGTCGGCCGAGCGGCTGGCCATCGCCGTCGGCTACCGGGGTGCCTGCACCGTCGAGTTCCTCTACCACCCCGGCGACAAGCTCTTCGCGTTCCTCGAGGTCAACACCCGGCTCCAGGTCGAGCACCCGATCACCGAGCTGACCACCGGCACCGACCTGGTCAGGCTGCAACTGCACGTGGCCAACGGCGGCAGCCTCACCGGCCCGCAGCCGCCCGAGGCCGGGCACGCCGTCGAGGCGCGGCTCAACGCCGAAGACCCCGATCGCGACTTCGCTCCCGCGCCCGGCCGGATCGCCCGGCTGGTGCTGCCCGCCGGTCCCGGCATCCGGGTCGACACCGGGGTCAGCGAGGGCGACACGATCCCCGCCGACTTCGACTCGATGATTGCCAAGATCATCGCGTACGGGCAGGACCGCGCCCAGGCGCTCGGCCGCCTCCGCCGGGCGATGGCCGAGACCACGGTGATCATCGAGGGTGGCGCCACCAACAAGAGCTTCGTGCTCGACCTGCTCGACCAGCCCGAGGTGGTCGACGCCAGTGCCGACACCGGTTGGATCGATCGCGTCCGCGCCGAGGGCCGCCTGGTCAACCACAAGCACTCGGCGATCGCCCTGGCCGCCGCCGCGATCGAGGCCTACCAGGACGAAGAGGAGATCAGCCGACAGCGGCTGCTCTCCACCGCCCATGGCGGCCGCCCGCAGGTGCACCACGACCCGGGCCGACCGCTCGACCTCAAGCTGCGCGGCGCCGGCTACCGGGTCAGCGTGGCCCGGGTCGGCCAGCGCCGGTTCCGGGTCGACATCTCCGGTGCCGCCACCGCCGATGTCGAGATCGACCGCTACGACGAGCACACCGGCCAGATCGTCGTCAACGGCCGCCGCTTCCGGCTCGTGTCGGCCACCCACGGCCCGATCCACCTGGTCGAGGTCGACGGCGTCACCCACCGGATCAGCCGCGACGAGGGCGGCGTCGTCCGCTCGCCGGCCCCCGCGCTGGTGGTCGCCACCCCGGTGTCGGTCGGCGACGAGGTCGAGTCGGGCGCCCCGATCCTCGTCCTCGAAAGCATGAAAATGGAGACGGTGCTGCGGGCGCCGTTCCGGGCCCGGGTGCGCGAGTGCCCGGTGTCGGTTGGCAGCCAGGTCGAGACCGGCGCGCCGCTGATGCGGCTCGAGCCGCTGGCCGACCAGGGCGCCGACGCGCCCGCTGCCGAGGCCGCCGCGGCCGTCGAGATCGACCTGCCCGCACAGCCCGTGGAGTCGCCGGCCGAGCGCGTCGAGCGCGGCCTGCAAGACCTGCGCGGCCTGCTGCTCGGCTTCGACATCGACCCCAACGGCCACCAGCGGGTGCTGACGGGCTACCTGACCGCCCGCGCCGCGCTCGGCGAGCGACCGCTGGCCGGCGAGCTCGACCTGCTCACCGTCTTCGCCGACCTGTCCGAGCTGAGCCGCAACAAGCCGGGCGGCGAGCTCGACGTCGAGTCCGAGAGCCACGTGCACAGCCCGCGCGAGTCGTTCCACAGCTACCTCCAGAGCCTCGACGTGGAGCGCGCCGGCGTCCCGGAGAGCTTCCAGGCCCGGCTCACCAAGGTGCTCGGCCACTACGGCGTGACCAGCCTCGACCGCACCCCCGAGCTCGAGGCCGCGGTCTTCCGGATCTTCCTGGCCCAGCAGCAGATGAGCCGCAACGTCGCGATCGTCTCCGAGCTGCTGCGGCAGTGGATCGGCGGCGCCCCGCCGGTCGAGGCGCTCCGCGAGCGGGCCGGGCTCACCCTCGAACACCTCGTCGAGGCCACCCAGGTGCGCTTCCCGACTGTGTCCGACCTGTCGCGCGGCGTCGTGTTCCGCTGGTTCGCCCAGCCGCTGCTGCGCCGCAACCGGGCCAACGTCTACGCCGCCGTCCGCGCCGACCTGCGCCACCTCGACCGCAACCCCGACGCGCCCGACCGCGCCGAGCGGATCCAGGCCATGGTCGCCAGCGCCGAGCCGCTGGTCCGGCTGATCGGCCAGCGGATCGGCCGGCCCGGCCGCGACCACGCGCCGCTGCTGGAGGTGCTGACCCGCCGCTACTACGGCAACCGGGGCCTGTCGTCGGTCACCGAGCAGGAGATCGCCGGCTGCCGGTTCGTCACCGCCGAGCACACCGGCGTCCGCGGGGTGACCCGCCTCGTCACGACGGCCGTCGACATCGCCACCCTGCCCGCCGCGATCGGCGCGGTCGGCCGGTTCGCCGCCGACGTCGCCGACCGCGCGCTGGTCGCCGACCTCTACGTCACCTGGGACAACCAGCCCGACGCCGACGCGGTGGCCGTGCGGCTCGGCGAGATCCTGGCCGCGAGCCCGCTGCCGGCGGGCGTCCGCCGGATCACCACGACGATCGCCGGCACCACCGGCGCGGTGATGCACCACCACTTCACCTTCCGCCCCGACGGCGACGGTTCTGCTTTCGTCGAAGACCGGCTGATCCGCGGCCTGCACCCGCAGATCGCGCAGCGCCTCCAGTTGCACCGGCTCCGCGAGTTCGACCTGACGCGGCTCCCGTCCGCCGACGAGGAGATCTACCTGTTCAAGGCGGTCGCGCGGAGCAACCCGGCCGACGAGCGGCTGGTCGCGATGGGCCAGGTCCGCGACCTGACCCCGCTGCGCGAGGCCGACGGCCGGTTGGTCGCGCTGCCCGCGCTGGAAGACGCGATCACCGCGGGCCTCGACGCGATCCGCAACATCCAGGCGCAACGGCCACAGAACAAGCGCTACGACACCAACCGCCTGATGATGTACGTCTGGCCCGCCACCGAACTGTCCGCCGACGAGCTCAACGCCCTGGTCCAGCGCATCCTGCCGACCACCGCCGGCGCCGGGCTCGAAGAGGTGCAGTTCATCGCCCGCCAGCGCAACGCCGCCGGCGAGTTGGCCGAGGTCGCCGTGCGGATCACCCTCGACCCGGGCAACGGCGCGCGGGTGCACGTCGACAAGCCGTCGATGGAGCCGGTGCGGCCGCTCGACGACTATCGCCAGAAGGTGCTGCGGGCGGCCCGGCGCGGCAACGTCTACCCCTACGAGCTCACCGACCTGCTGGCCGGGCGGTCCGGCACCTTCGTCGAGCACGACCTCTCCGCTGATGGCGTGCTCGTGCCGGTTGACCGACCGAAGGGGCGCAACACGGCGGCGATCGTGGCCGGCGTCGTCACGACCCCGACCGGGCGGCATCCCGAGGGCGTCACCCGGGTGGTCTTGCTGGGCGACCCGACCAAGGCGCTCGGTGCGCTGTCGGAGCCGGAGTGCGCGCGGGTGATCGCCGCACTCGACCTGGCCGCGCGGATGCGCGTACCCCTGGAGTGGTTCGCTCTGTCTGCTGGTGCCCGCATCTCGATGAGCTCGGGCACCGAGAACATGGACTGGGTCGCGGCCGCCCTCAAGCGGATCGTCACCTTCACCCAGGACGGCGGCGAGATCAACATCGTCGTCGCCGGCATCACGGTCGGCGCCCAGCCCTACTGGAACGCCGAAGCGACCATGCTGATGCACACCAAGGGCATCCTGGTGATGACCCCCGATTCGGCGATGGTGCTGACCGGCAAGCAGTCGCTCGACTTCTCCGGCGGCGTGTCGGCCGAAGACAACTTCGGCATCGGCGGCTACGACCGGGTGATGGGCCCCAACGGGCAGGCGCAATATTGGGCGCCCAACCTGCCGGCCGCGCGCGACGTGCTGATGGCGCACTATGACCACACCTACGTGGTGCCCGGCGAGGCGGGGCCGCGGCGGGCCGTCACCTCGGACCCGGTTTCCCGCGACGTCTCGTCGTTCCCGCACGAGCTCGCCGGCAGCGACTTCAGCACGGTCGGCGAGATCTTCTCTTCGACACACAACCCCGATCGCAAGAAGCCGTTCGACATCCGCACGGTGATGCGCGCACTGTCCGATCAGGACCATGTTGTGCTGGAACGCTGGGCCGGCATGGCCGACGCGGAAACCTCGGCGGTGCAAGACGTGCACATCGGCGGCTGGCCGGTCTGCCTGATCGGCATCGAGTCGCGATCCGTGCCGCGGCGCGGCTTCCCGCCCACCGACGGGCCCGACACCTACACGGCCGGCACGCTGTTCCCGCGCTCGTCGAAGAAGACCGCGCGGGCCATCAACGCCGCGTCGGGCAACCGCCCGCTGGTCGTGTTGGCCAACCTCTCCGGCTTTGATGGTTCGCCGGAGTCGATGCGCAAGCTCCAGCTCGAATACGGAGCCGAGATCGGCCGGGCGATCGTCAACTTCCAGGGCCCGATCGTCTTCTGCGTCATCTCGCGCTACCACGGCGGGGCGTTCGTGGTCTTCTCGAAGGCGCTGAACCCCAACATGACCGTGCTGGCCTTGGAGGGCTCGTTCGCGTCGGTCCTGGGCGGTGCGCCGGCCGCGGCCGTGGTCTTCTCGGGCGACGTCAACAACCGCACGGCGACCGACCCTCGGGTGACCGAGCTCCAGCGTCTGGTGTCGTCCGCGAGCGGGGCCGAGCGGGCGGCGCTGAACGCGCAACTGGCCGAGGTCACGTCGTCGGTCCGCGCGGAGAAGCTGGGTGAGGTGGCGTCGGAGTTCGACCGGGTGCACAGCATCCAGCGCGCGGTCGAGGTCGGCTCGGTCGACGCCATCATCAGCGCGGCCGAGCTTCGTCCCCGGATCATCGAGGCGATCGAGCGTGGCATGACGCACTGA
- a CDS encoding bifunctional RNase H/acid phosphatase, whose protein sequence is MSRPTRVVIEADGGARGNPGPAGYGAVVRTPAGEVLVERSEAIGITTNNVAEYRGLIAGLQAAVDLGAAEADIRMDSKLVVEQMSGRWQIKNAGLRPLAAEAAGLVNRLDRVSFIWVPRDRNTHADALANAAMDAAAGIAPVSSAEPAAASAPRSWEPRPTDAATRVLLVRHGATAMTAQGRYSGRGDVPLSTIGEAQATAAGVLVAARVPDAVAVVTSPLARCVSTAQAIAEELGGVPVRIDEDLIECDFGDWEGLTFAEVRSRWATELDAWLADPSVAPPGGESFTAVATRARRATSALLSAYPSSAVVAVSHVSPIKLILQDALAGGPGFLHRLYLDPAGASTVDYWPDGGVAVRTVNDTSHLR, encoded by the coding sequence GTGAGTCGGCCGACCCGGGTCGTCATCGAGGCCGACGGCGGCGCGCGCGGCAACCCCGGCCCGGCCGGTTACGGCGCGGTCGTGCGTACCCCCGCTGGTGAGGTCCTGGTCGAAAGGTCCGAGGCGATCGGCATCACGACCAACAACGTCGCCGAATACCGCGGCCTGATCGCGGGCCTGCAGGCCGCGGTCGACCTGGGCGCCGCCGAGGCCGACATCCGGATGGACTCGAAGCTGGTCGTCGAGCAGATGTCGGGCCGCTGGCAGATCAAGAACGCCGGTTTGCGCCCGCTCGCGGCCGAGGCGGCGGGCCTGGTCAACCGCCTCGACCGGGTGAGCTTCATCTGGGTGCCCCGCGACCGCAACACGCACGCCGACGCCCTGGCCAACGCCGCGATGGACGCGGCGGCCGGCATCGCGCCGGTCTCCTCGGCCGAGCCCGCGGCGGCGTCCGCGCCCCGCTCGTGGGAGCCAAGGCCCACCGATGCCGCGACCCGCGTGCTGCTGGTCCGACACGGCGCGACGGCGATGACCGCACAGGGCCGCTACTCGGGCCGCGGCGACGTGCCGCTGTCGACGATCGGCGAGGCCCAGGCCACGGCGGCCGGGGTGCTGGTGGCGGCCCGGGTGCCCGACGCGGTCGCGGTGGTCACCTCACCGCTGGCGCGCTGCGTGTCGACCGCCCAGGCCATCGCCGAAGAACTCGGTGGCGTCCCGGTCCGGATCGACGAAGACCTGATCGAGTGCGACTTCGGCGACTGGGAGGGGCTGACCTTCGCGGAGGTCCGCTCCCGGTGGGCCACAGAGCTTGACGCCTGGCTGGCCGACCCGTCGGTGGCGCCGCCGGGCGGCGAGTCCTTCACGGCCGTGGCCACCCGGGCCCGCCGGGCCACGTCGGCGCTGCTGTCCGCCTACCCGTCGAGCGCCGTGGTGGCCGTCTCACACGTCTCGCCGATCAAGCTGATCCTCCAGGACGCGCTGGCCGGCGGCCCAGGCTTCCTGCACCGCCTCTACCTGGACCCGGCCGGCGCCTCGACAGTCGACTACTGGCCCGACGGCGGCGTCGCCGTCCGCACCGTCAACGACACCTCGCACCTACGCTGA
- a CDS encoding zinc ribbon domain-containing protein, producing the protein MKAEPQAQRRLLDLQKIDTSLAQIAHRRRTLPENAELEALARELSALEDERVRAQVAVDDLDRDIARMEKDVDQVRARKDRDQARLTMGSGPARELEAIQHELVSLTRRQSELEDAELELMESRETAQGGLDEVLGRLTATRDRRGDTEARRDQLLAEIESDEQGRIAARGPAAAEVPTDLLTLYDKIRESSGGLGAALLTAGRCGGCRIEFSGAELARIKAAPTDEVLRCEECRRIMVRTSESGL; encoded by the coding sequence GTGAAGGCCGAACCACAGGCGCAGCGCCGGCTGCTCGACCTCCAGAAGATCGACACCTCGCTGGCCCAGATCGCACACCGGCGCCGCACCCTGCCCGAAAACGCCGAGCTCGAGGCCCTGGCCCGCGAGCTCTCGGCGCTCGAAGACGAGCGGGTCCGGGCCCAGGTCGCGGTCGACGATCTTGATCGCGACATCGCCCGGATGGAGAAAGACGTCGACCAGGTACGCGCCCGCAAGGACCGCGACCAGGCCCGACTGACCATGGGCAGCGGCCCGGCCCGGGAGCTGGAGGCGATCCAGCACGAGCTGGTGTCGCTGACCCGGCGGCAGTCCGAGCTCGAAGACGCCGAGCTGGAGCTGATGGAGAGCCGGGAGACCGCGCAGGGCGGCCTCGACGAGGTGCTCGGCCGGCTGACCGCGACCCGCGACCGCCGCGGCGACACCGAGGCCCGCCGCGACCAGCTCCTCGCCGAGATCGAGTCCGACGAGCAGGGCCGGATCGCGGCCCGCGGCCCGGCCGCCGCCGAGGTGCCGACCGACCTGCTGACCCTCTACGACAAGATCCGCGAGTCGTCCGGCGGCCTCGGCGCGGCGCTGCTGACGGCCGGCCGCTGCGGCGGTTGCCGGATCGAGTTCTCGGGTGCCGAGCTGGCCCGGATCAAGGCCGCCCCGACCGACGAGGTGCTCCGTTGTGAGGAGTGCCGCCGGATCATGGTCCGCACGTCGGAGTCCGGCCTGTGA
- a CDS encoding Nif3-like dinuclear metal center hexameric protein → MSTTVAAAVAALDERYPPVWAEEWDRVGLVVGDPVWPVARILCVVDCVPETVAEAIAADADLIVAHHPLLMRGVSSVAATSYKGRIVQNLIKNDVALFTAHTNADVANPGVSDALAARLGLVDLRPLEPAGDDPGRGVGRIGRLPVPRPLSALTAQAASVLPRTAWGVRAAGDPDRVITTVAVCGGAGDSFLATAAAAGVDAYLTADLRHHPVSEAVAGGGPALLDAAHWATERPWLDDLAAYLRARLEVDVVVSDLDTDPWTLHAASPLFTPSKESLP, encoded by the coding sequence ATGAGCACGACTGTGGCCGCTGCCGTCGCGGCCCTCGACGAGCGCTATCCGCCCGTCTGGGCGGAAGAGTGGGACCGGGTCGGCCTGGTCGTCGGTGACCCCGTCTGGCCGGTTGCCCGCATCCTCTGTGTGGTCGACTGCGTGCCGGAGACGGTCGCCGAGGCGATCGCCGCCGACGCCGACCTGATCGTGGCCCACCACCCGCTGCTGATGCGCGGTGTCTCCTCGGTGGCCGCGACCAGCTACAAAGGACGGATCGTCCAGAACCTGATCAAGAACGACGTGGCGCTGTTCACCGCGCACACCAACGCCGACGTCGCCAACCCCGGGGTCTCCGACGCCCTGGCCGCCCGGCTGGGCCTGGTCGACCTGCGCCCGCTGGAGCCGGCGGGGGACGATCCTGGCCGCGGCGTCGGCCGGATCGGCCGGCTCCCGGTGCCCCGGCCGCTCTCGGCGCTGACCGCACAGGCCGCCTCCGTCCTGCCCCGCACCGCCTGGGGAGTCCGCGCCGCCGGCGACCCCGACCGGGTGATCACCACGGTCGCCGTCTGCGGCGGCGCCGGCGACTCCTTCCTGGCCACAGCCGCCGCGGCCGGCGTCGACGCCTACCTCACCGCCGACCTGCGCCACCACCCCGTCAGTGAGGCGGTCGCCGGAGGTGGCCCCGCGCTCCTGGACGCGGCACACTGGGCCACCGAGCGTCCATGGCTCGACGACCTCGCGGCCTACCTGCGTGCCAGGCTCGAGGTGGATGTGGTGGTTTCCGACCTCGACACCGACCCATGGACGCTGCACGCCGCATCACCACTTTTCACCCCGTCGAAGGAGTCGCTTCCGTGA
- a CDS encoding flavoprotein — MKGVLYAICCGSPISRGVGRLVDLAKQRGWDVCVVTTPDGRKFVDVPALAGLTGHPVRSHYKNPGDPDVLPPPDAIIVAPATVNTVNKWAVGIADTLALGLVVEGQGKGLPIVAMPFTNAPMGAHPAFREAMERLRSWGITVLFGDDVLPLRPPGAAGDLVDSFPWQLALDALDARLGDDHRVAAIVDTVTVEDTPRR; from the coding sequence ATGAAAGGGGTTCTCTACGCGATCTGCTGCGGTTCACCCATTTCCCGCGGAGTCGGCCGCCTGGTCGACCTCGCGAAGCAGCGCGGCTGGGACGTCTGCGTCGTCACCACGCCCGACGGCCGCAAGTTCGTCGACGTGCCCGCGCTCGCCGGCCTGACCGGCCACCCGGTCCGCAGCCACTACAAGAACCCGGGCGACCCCGACGTGCTACCCCCGCCGGACGCGATCATCGTCGCGCCGGCCACCGTCAACACGGTCAACAAGTGGGCCGTCGGGATCGCCGACACGCTCGCCCTCGGCCTGGTCGTCGAGGGACAGGGCAAGGGCCTGCCGATCGTCGCGATGCCGTTCACCAACGCGCCGATGGGTGCCCACCCGGCGTTCCGCGAGGCCATGGAACGGCTCCGCTCCTGGGGCATCACCGTGCTGTTCGGCGACGACGTGCTGCCGCTGCGCCCACCCGGCGCGGCCGGCGACCTGGTCGACTCGTTCCCCTGGCAACTCGCGCTCGACGCGCTCGACGCCCGGCTCGGCGACGACCACCGGGTCGCCGCGATCGTCGACACCGTCACGGTCGAAGACACCCCCCGGCGGTAA
- a CDS encoding helix-turn-helix domain-containing protein has product MDELPIGRRVAYWRARRRMSQQVFADRLGKSKSWVDKVERGVRRLDKFSVVYEIADVLQLDVQLLLGKDPERRPDAINCIDQVEVEEIRAALERYDSISAFFDTQPNPQPLTEMRKAVSHAWLTFQHAKYGVLARALPKLLRDAQAADTAYAASTDAHDAAHLLGQVYQIASSSLRKLGEHELAWLAADRSIAVSQRAGDPLLAGIATHRVGSALLALGRARPALEVNVNIANRLAPGGGNESTPERLSVYGMLLLQGAMASARIGDGATVRDLLSGAEEAANAIGDDHNHYWTCFGPTNVKLHRAAAAVELGEGRAAVEVHEAIDQEGFNSLLPERRAHHMLDIARGFAQMGDVEKASEMLLEGDRLAPSEIRCRPIAHEVMSDVLRRTRGTPPPAVAELAEHMGVGV; this is encoded by the coding sequence ATGGACGAGCTCCCCATCGGCCGCCGCGTCGCTTACTGGCGCGCCCGTCGCCGGATGTCCCAGCAGGTTTTCGCCGACCGCTTGGGCAAGTCGAAGAGCTGGGTCGACAAGGTCGAGAGGGGTGTTCGCCGGCTAGACAAGTTCTCGGTCGTCTACGAGATCGCCGACGTGCTCCAACTCGACGTGCAACTGCTGCTGGGCAAAGACCCGGAGCGCCGGCCCGACGCGATCAACTGCATCGACCAGGTCGAGGTCGAGGAGATCCGCGCCGCGCTGGAGCGCTACGACTCGATCAGCGCGTTCTTCGACACCCAGCCCAACCCGCAGCCGCTGACCGAGATGCGCAAGGCGGTCAGCCACGCCTGGCTGACCTTCCAGCACGCGAAATACGGTGTGCTGGCCCGGGCGCTGCCCAAGCTGCTGCGCGACGCACAGGCCGCCGACACGGCGTACGCCGCGAGCACCGACGCACACGACGCGGCGCACCTGCTCGGGCAGGTCTACCAGATCGCCTCGTCGTCGCTGCGCAAGCTGGGTGAGCACGAGCTGGCCTGGCTCGCCGCCGACCGCTCGATCGCCGTCTCGCAACGGGCGGGTGACCCGCTGCTCGCCGGCATCGCCACCCACCGGGTGGGCAGCGCGCTGCTCGCGCTCGGCCGGGCCCGACCGGCCCTCGAGGTCAACGTCAACATCGCCAACCGGCTGGCGCCCGGTGGGGGCAACGAGAGCACACCCGAACGGCTCTCGGTGTACGGGATGCTGCTGCTCCAGGGCGCGATGGCGTCCGCCCGGATCGGCGACGGCGCCACCGTGCGCGACCTGCTCAGCGGTGCCGAAGAGGCGGCCAACGCGATCGGCGACGACCACAACCACTACTGGACCTGCTTCGGCCCGACCAACGTCAAGCTGCACCGGGCCGCCGCCGCGGTCGAGCTCGGCGAGGGGCGCGCGGCGGTCGAGGTGCACGAGGCGATCGACCAGGAGGGCTTCAACAGCCTGCTGCCGGAGCGCCGGGCCCACCACATGCTCGACATCGCCCGCGGCTTCGCCCAGATGGGCGACGTCGAGAAGGCCAGCGAGATGCTCCTCGAAGGCGACCGGCTCGCCCCGTCGGAGATCCGTTGCCGGCCGATCGCCCACGAGGTGATGTCCGACGTCCTGCGCCGCACCCGCGGCACACCGCCACCCGCGGTCGCGGAACTGGCGGAGCACATGGGCGTCGGAGTTTAG